From the genome of Raphanus sativus cultivar WK10039 unplaced genomic scaffold, ASM80110v3 Scaffold2564, whole genome shotgun sequence:
GATCCACATTCGAGTCGGTGACGAAGCTGCTGAAGAGAGGCAAGGCGACCGGGGTTACATTCATAATCCCGTCAAAGACCCAAAGGCCGTGGTCCCCCCCGAAGGGGTATCAGTGCGTATACGAGTCGTACTTCGAAAAGGACACGAAACTATGGTTTCCGATTCCTCGACTCGTCACCGCCTACACGATGCGCCGAGGAGTCGCTTTGAGCCAATTCTTGAATGGCGCTTGGCGTCTAGCAGTTGCGCTGATGGTGATTGGGGCGGAAGCTGGCGCTGCTCTCAGCGTCCGAGCATTTGAGGAGCTGGTCTCGGTGAAGATTAATCGAGGCCTGTTATCACTGAAGATACGCCCGAACTATAATGTGGTAACGGGCTATCCGACCAAGACGAACGACTGGCAGCGATCGTACTTCTATGTTAAGTCCGATCGCTCGGCTTTCGAGGAGCCGCTGAAGACCGGTTACCGTGTTCTTTGGAACAATGAATTTGGTATTGAATGTTCTTTAATCTTTTACTGTTTCAGACTCCTGACCAtctctttttctcttgttttgACAGTTCCTCACTCGAATACCGCGGAGTACGAGGAAGATTTCTTGGAGAGTGCTCGGATTATCGCGTCCCAGAAACAGGATTTTTGGGAGAACTTCTCGTACAGGAGGATTCGTAGGTCGATTGATCGGATCAAGCGGCGtaagtttctctttctcttcttttgctcgGTTTCCTCAGGGATCCTAAGTCGCTTTCTTTTGTCTTTGCAGAGGTTTGGCGTTCGGACACCGTTCCTCTCATCACCAAAAAGTCGAAGAGAATCAACTTGTTCACCAAAGCCGAGCAGATTGAAATTAACCGAGCCAGAGCTATGAGGGAATTGCCGGATCTAAGTTTGGTGGTTGGGAAGCAACTCGGGTTCGTGGAACCGGACCAAAGCTCTAACGCAAACTCCTCTGATCCCGGGGAGCCGAGAGCGACTGAGTCGGACGGGGCTCAGCTCGTGAGAAAGTCGGGGAGCAAGAGGAAGGAGAGGGAAGGCGTTTCTTCCGAGGAGAAGCAAGCCGAGGAGACTTCCACCGGTGGGGGCGCCGGATCGGAGAAGAAGCGGGCGCGCAAGGATCCCGTTGAGGTTCGGCCTTCCTCTGTGGAGAGAGGTGAGCTCCAGGCCTTGGAGCCTAGCAACAATTCTCGAGATGACGTTCTCCCGGATCCGTCTCTCGATGGTGGTCTTCAGGGGACTTCTTCTAAGGTGAAGAAGAAGTCgaaaaagaataataagaaGAGTGCCGGCGAATCCTCGGGGCACGAGATAGCGCCCAATACGGAGAAGGAAACCGTGGAGGCTCCGACTACTGCCGTTTCCCTCCCCAAGGCGGCGGTTCGTGAAGATGCCCGGGGATCGAACAGGTCCTCTCCGAAGGCTCAGGAGGGTAAGGCTGTGCCGAAGAACCTGCAGGGGTTTTGCCCGGATAAAGTGGACTTCATTTTCAAGCGGGACACTCCTCTCGTTTGTAACGAGAGAGATTGCGCTCGTTTCGTCCGCCAAGTCCGGGGAAGTAGGGAGCATCTCCCACTCGTCAAGGACTTAGTTTTCCAAGACGAGTACACCGCTGCTGCCGGTTCCTCGGTTAAGGTAAGTATAGTTTCTGCATCGCATTCGTTTCTCGTCTTTCTTCTCATTTGGTCGTCCTATCCCAACTCTTTCTTTGATGTGTTGCAGAGCCAAGGTGACTGGAACGAGGTCGTCCGCATATACGACAAAGAGCTGAAGAGGACCTATGGTGTGATTGATAGGCAACGGCGCAACACCAAGGAGGCGACTGTCGCCTTAGAGGTCATGctgaagaagaaggacgaagcgGTTATTGCAGAAGCGGCCATGAGGGATGAACTCTCCCAGAAAGAGGCGGCTATGAACAAGGAGCTGAAGCGAGCCCGGGAGTTGGTTAAAGCGCTCGAGAAAGAGAAAACCAAGCTGGCAAACGAGAAGAAGACCCTCGAGGAAGAGAAGGCGGCTGCTGCCTTAGAGCATTCCAAGGAGATGGATCGTCTCCGAGAGTCGCGCCGCTATGAGGTTACTCACGAACGGATCCGAGTAATGGCGGCGATGCATGGGAAAGCCGCCGTTCGCTTCCAGAGGATCCAGGATCGGGAGTCCCGTCGTGATAACTTTGAGGATGCGAGATGCATGCTCGGCCAGGCTCGGGGGATGAGACGTTGCCTTGAAGGGATGAAAGCGGCAGGTAAAAACATCTCTCAGGGAGATATTGATATCTACGCCGGGCAAGAGAGGCATTATGATGCGGAGGTGAAGCGTTTGATCGTAGATGATCTTCTCGAGAAGGACCTTTCTTTATCTCCTCTCGTGCTCGAGTCGAGGTTCGTTATCCAGGAGATGATGGATAAAATCGACAAATTTGGGTCGAACATGGACTTGCTCGACTCCGAGGCCGCCAAGACGCTTCGCACTCCCCTCAGAGCACCAGGGGATCGATCCGAAGAGCCGTCGAAGAGCCTTCTCGACACCGTTCAGTCGCCAGCTCGCCCTGATGCTGTTCTCCCGGGTCAAGAAGTTGCCCTTAAGGACCCTTCCGTGGCTGAGGAGACGAACAAGTCAGCTCCCGACGAACCGATCTCCAACACGCCGGTCAATATCTCCGACTCGCCGTCATTCGAGGATGCGGATTCTGGCGCGAGTGAAGGACATCTCG
Proteins encoded in this window:
- the LOC130505767 gene encoding meiosis-specific protein ASY2-like isoform X2, which produces MSTSKQLSREQKGKMISSTTGPDSDLERVRGSGDSVEEAHREAMMDTENMTREQRMLVSVAMVQSRADDDGGDGSPDDGMTPYCFYPGNIFEEQRRLDPSRARPPVVEGQDWRNVLPTRSTFESVTKLLKRGKATGVTFIIPSKTQRPWSPPKGYQCVYESYFEKDTKLWFPIPRLVTAYTMRRGVALSQFLNGAWRLAVALMVIGAEAGAALSVRAFEELVSVKINRGLLSLKIRPNYNVVTGYPTKTNDWQRSYFYVKSDRSAFEEPLKTGYRVLWNNEFGIECSLIFYCFRLLTISFSLVLTVPHSNTAEYEEDFLESARIIASQKQDFWENFSYRRIRRSIDRIKRQVWRSDTVPLITKKSKRINLFTKAEQIEINRARAMRELPDLSLVVGKQLGFVEPDQSSNANSSDPGEPRATESDGAQLVRKSGSKRKEREGVSSEEKQAEETSTGGGAGSEKKRARKDPVEVRPSSVERGELQALEPSNNSRDDVLPDPSLDGGLQGTSSKVKKKSKKNNKKSAGESSGHEIAPNTEKETVEAPTTAVSLPKAAVREDARGSNRSSPKAQEGKAVPKNLQGFCPDKVDFIFKRDTPLVCNERDCARFVRQVRGSREHLPLVKDLVFQDEYTAAAGSSVKSQGDWNEVVRIYDKELKRTYGVIDRQRRNTKEATVALEVMLKKKDEAVIAEAAMRDELSQKEAAMNKELKRARELVKALEKEKTKLANEKKTLEEEKAAAALEHSKEMDRLRESRRYEVTHERIRVMAAMHGKAAVRFQRIQDRESRRDNFEDARCMLGQARGMRRCLEGMKAAGKNISQGDIDIYAGQERHYDAEVKRLIVDDLLEKDLSLSPLVLESRFVIQEMMDKIDKFGSNMDLLDSEAAKTLRTPLRAPGDRSEEPSKSLLDTVQSPARPDAVLPGQEVALKDPSVAEETNKSAPDEPISNTPVNISDSPSFEDADSGASEGHLEGADSGASEEHPEEDLPALD
- the LOC130505767 gene encoding meiosis-specific protein ASY2-like isoform X1, whose product is MSTSKQLSREQKGKMISSTTGPDSDLERVRGSGDSVEEAHREAMMDTENMTREQRMLVSVAMVQSRADDDGGDGSPDDGMTPYCFYPGNIFEEQRRLDPSRARPPVVEGQDWRNVLPTRSTFESVTKLLKRGKATGVTFIIPSKTQRPWSPPKGYQCVYESYFEKDTKLWFPIPRLVTAYTMRRGVALSQFLNGAWRLAVALMVIGAEAGAALSVRAFEELVSVKINRGLLSLKIRPNYNVVTGYPTKTNDWQRSYFYVKSDRSAFEEPLKTGYRVLWNNEFGIECSLIFYCFRLLTISFSLVLTVPHSNTAEYEEDFLESARIIASQKQDFWENFSYRRIRRSIDRIKRQVWRSDTVPLITKKSKRINLFTKAEQIEINRARAMRELPDLSLVVGKQLGFVEPDQSSNANSSDPGEPRATESDGAQLVRKSGSKRKEREGVSSEEKQAEETSTGGGAGSEKKRARKDPVEVRPSSVERGELQALEPSNNSRDDVLPDPSLDGGLQGTSSKVKKKSKKNNKKSAGESSGHEIAPNTEKETVEAPTTAVSLPKAAVREDARGSNRSSPKAQEGKAVPKNLQGFCPDKVDFIFKRDTPLVCNERDCARFVRQVRGSREHLPLVKDLVFQDEYTAAAGSSVKVSIVSASHSFLVFLLIWSSYPNSFFDVLQSQGDWNEVVRIYDKELKRTYGVIDRQRRNTKEATVALEVMLKKKDEAVIAEAAMRDELSQKEAAMNKELKRARELVKALEKEKTKLANEKKTLEEEKAAAALEHSKEMDRLRESRRYEVTHERIRVMAAMHGKAAVRFQRIQDRESRRDNFEDARCMLGQARGMRRCLEGMKAAGKNISQGDIDIYAGQERHYDAEVKRLIVDDLLEKDLSLSPLVLESRFVIQEMMDKIDKFGSNMDLLDSEAAKTLRTPLRAPGDRSEEPSKSLLDTVQSPARPDAVLPGQEVALKDPSVAEETNKSAPDEPISNTPVNISDSPSFEDADSGASEGHLEGADSGASEEHPEEDLPALD